The following are encoded in a window of Longibacter salinarum genomic DNA:
- the crcB gene encoding fluoride efflux transporter CrcB, whose protein sequence is MRSLLLIAAGGAIGALMRHGVSALVHRYVPASFPWGTLAANLAGCFLIGALWAVSERSSFSPALGLFLFTGMIGAFTTFSTYALESLQLMQRGHVVSGLANIALSTLAGIFLVLIGMQTAKWILDTASAAAGTA, encoded by the coding sequence GTGCGCTCCCTTCTACTGATCGCAGCCGGCGGCGCGATTGGCGCCCTGATGCGTCACGGCGTGTCGGCACTGGTCCATCGCTACGTTCCCGCCTCCTTCCCCTGGGGAACGCTAGCAGCCAATTTGGCCGGTTGTTTTCTCATCGGCGCATTATGGGCCGTATCCGAGCGATCGTCGTTCTCCCCTGCACTCGGTCTCTTCCTCTTCACCGGAATGATCGGTGCATTCACGACGTTCAGCACCTATGCCCTGGAAAGCCTCCAACTAATGCAACGTGGGCACGTGGTCAGCGGACTGGCTAATATCGCGCTTAGCACGCTCGCCGGGATTTTCCTCGTTCTGATCGGCATGCAAACGGCGAAATGGATCCTGGACACGGCGTCAGCAGCGGCCGGAACGGCATGA
- a CDS encoding M1 family metallopeptidase translates to MISRLQAAGAALLMLLFLGSMPASVTAQYSESNDAASLNQSSFAPIEFPNPDVFRASDGRPGTEYWQNEADYVIDVTLDPETNRVSGRETITYTNNSPHDLTHLWVHLEQNLFDPDSRGARLTPPDARFSGAFENGGYELSNIQVNRGSDSRDATYRVDGTRMRISLDEPLEANGGTLKLSMDFSFIQPKYGADRHGRLDVEKGTVYEFAQWYPRMAVYDDVNGWNTLPYLGQGEFYLEYGDFDVSITVPHDYVVTASGELQNAEDVLTSTQRDRLDEARSSDETVHIITESEAGSDATRPDGSGEMTWQYRAENVRDVAWAASDAFIWDAARAKTGDGDILAMSLYPREGIGTEGNPGWERSTEYVKHSIEHYSEKWESYPYPVAINVAGIVGGMEYPQIMFCSVDARGRGLFGVTDHEFGHTWFPMIVGSDERRHVWMDEGINSFLNVYSTIEFYDSDIQTQMQRLTRVFTASMKGIGGQQPSATHADHMRRNALGFLAYRKPATGLLLLREWIIGPDAFDAAFKTYIDRWAYKHPQPSDFFRTLENETGVDLDYFVRSWFYETDVLDFGVTDVTVQSNDETFVRVENSGELMMPMPVQVTFEDGTTEDHRIPAEAFVTGDVHTIAVDSTSPVTKVVIDAQQILPDIDHSNNTWTASDASSTSQSSGSDS, encoded by the coding sequence ATGATATCACGCCTTCAGGCCGCTGGTGCGGCACTTCTTATGCTGCTGTTTCTCGGCTCTATGCCGGCCTCTGTCACGGCTCAGTATTCCGAGTCGAACGATGCAGCGAGTCTCAACCAGTCCTCCTTCGCACCAATCGAGTTTCCGAACCCGGATGTCTTTCGCGCAAGCGATGGGCGTCCCGGTACGGAATACTGGCAAAACGAAGCGGACTACGTCATCGACGTGACCCTCGACCCGGAAACGAACCGCGTCTCCGGGAGAGAGACCATCACGTACACGAACAACTCACCGCACGATCTGACGCATCTCTGGGTCCACCTGGAGCAGAACCTCTTCGACCCGGACAGCCGCGGAGCTCGACTCACCCCGCCGGATGCACGGTTTAGCGGAGCGTTTGAGAATGGCGGCTACGAGCTATCGAACATTCAGGTGAATCGCGGATCCGACTCGCGCGATGCGACCTATCGCGTCGACGGCACACGCATGCGGATCTCTCTCGACGAGCCTCTCGAAGCGAACGGGGGCACGCTAAAGCTCTCAATGGACTTCTCGTTCATCCAGCCGAAGTACGGTGCGGACCGACACGGACGCCTCGATGTTGAGAAGGGTACAGTCTACGAGTTCGCGCAGTGGTACCCGCGGATGGCCGTGTACGATGACGTCAACGGCTGGAATACGCTTCCTTACCTCGGCCAGGGCGAATTCTACCTGGAGTATGGGGACTTCGACGTGAGCATAACGGTCCCACATGACTACGTCGTCACGGCCAGCGGCGAGCTTCAGAATGCGGAGGACGTGTTGACCTCCACGCAGCGCGATCGACTGGATGAGGCCCGCTCCAGCGACGAAACCGTTCACATCATCACAGAAAGTGAAGCGGGATCCGACGCCACGCGTCCGGACGGCTCCGGCGAGATGACCTGGCAGTACCGCGCCGAAAACGTGCGTGACGTGGCCTGGGCCGCCTCCGATGCGTTCATCTGGGACGCAGCCCGCGCAAAAACGGGAGACGGCGATATTCTTGCGATGTCGCTCTACCCGCGCGAAGGGATCGGTACAGAGGGGAATCCGGGGTGGGAGCGCTCGACGGAGTACGTGAAGCACTCCATCGAGCATTACTCTGAAAAATGGGAGTCCTACCCGTATCCCGTCGCCATCAACGTCGCCGGAATCGTGGGTGGGATGGAATACCCGCAGATCATGTTCTGCTCGGTCGACGCCCGTGGCCGCGGTCTCTTTGGCGTGACGGACCACGAGTTCGGTCACACCTGGTTTCCAATGATTGTTGGCTCAGACGAGCGACGGCACGTCTGGATGGACGAGGGCATTAACTCCTTCCTCAACGTGTACTCGACGATCGAATTCTACGACAGCGACATCCAGACGCAGATGCAGCGACTGACCCGCGTCTTCACGGCGTCAATGAAAGGGATCGGCGGACAGCAGCCGTCGGCGACGCACGCGGATCACATGCGGCGCAACGCCCTCGGCTTCCTCGCCTACCGCAAGCCGGCCACTGGTTTATTGCTGCTCCGCGAGTGGATCATCGGCCCGGACGCCTTCGACGCAGCGTTCAAGACGTACATCGACCGATGGGCGTACAAGCACCCGCAGCCGTCGGACTTCTTCCGCACGCTTGAAAACGAAACGGGCGTGGACCTGGACTACTTCGTCCGGAGCTGGTTCTACGAGACCGACGTGCTCGACTTTGGCGTGACTGACGTCACCGTCCAGTCCAACGACGAGACGTTCGTTCGGGTCGAGAACAGCGGCGAATTGATGATGCCGATGCCGGTGCAGGTCACGTTCGAAGACGGCACGACGGAAGACCACCGTATTCCCGCCGAAGCGTTCGTCACCGGCGATGTCCACACGATCGCCGTGGATTCCACGTCCCCGGTAACAAAGGTCGTGATCGACGCGCAGCAGATTCTTCCCGATATCGATCACAGCAACAACACGTGGACCGCGTCGGACGCAAGTTCGACATCACAGTCTTCGGGTAGCGACTCCTGA
- a CDS encoding DUF1223 domain-containing protein, with the protein MVGFLLLFGLLILATRPAPPEANAVQSTAVAVVELFTSESCLTCPPADSLLGRIQREAQSHGRPVYTLDFHIGHPGTGHDVPRALLDVFTQRHRRYAQSLGSHIYSPQMIVNGTDVFVGSDEFHARRSVGRVLRQHAPVRLHAHATPRPGGRIAVDVRATGTFTDAVLNIALVTPDTADPNPVHDGLVRAFVSHPLEAEIVVDLTISPLVDISTARVISFAQDAKTLAVLGATEANIE; encoded by the coding sequence GTGGTAGGGTTTCTTCTGCTATTTGGACTTCTCATTCTCGCAACCCGGCCCGCTCCCCCGGAAGCAAATGCGGTGCAAAGCACGGCTGTAGCCGTCGTTGAACTCTTCACCTCGGAGTCCTGCCTCACCTGTCCCCCCGCCGATTCTCTGCTTGGGCGCATACAGCGGGAGGCCCAATCGCACGGACGCCCCGTCTACACGCTCGATTTCCATATCGGCCACCCGGGCACAGGGCATGATGTGCCTCGCGCACTTCTAGACGTCTTTACCCAGCGCCACCGGCGATACGCGCAGAGCCTCGGGTCGCACATTTACTCGCCACAAATGATCGTCAATGGCACCGACGTATTTGTCGGATCCGACGAGTTTCACGCGCGGCGAAGTGTTGGCAGAGTGCTTCGTCAACACGCACCCGTTCGTCTCCATGCGCACGCAACGCCGAGACCCGGCGGTCGAATCGCCGTAGACGTCCGAGCAACCGGAACCTTCACCGATGCCGTGCTGAACATTGCACTCGTGACTCCGGACACAGCCGACCCCAATCCGGTACACGACGGTCTCGTTCGGGCATTCGTTTCTCACCCACTGGAGGCAGAAATCGTAGTTGACCTCACAATCTCACCTCTGGTGGACATATCAACCGCGCGCGTCATCTCGTTCGCCCAGGATGCGAAAACGCTTGCTGTTCTCGGAGCAACGGAGGCGAACATCGAGTAA
- the dusB gene encoding tRNA dihydrouridine synthase DusB: MRIGHLEFGDRPLFLAPMEDVSDPPFRILCKRYGADMLYTEFVSSAGLLHDVEGSHQKLEIFDEERPIGVQVWGGEIDEVRRATPLVDAVDPDVIDINFGCPVRKIVSKDGGAGVLRCLPKMEKITAAVIEEANRPVTVKTRLGWDEDSIQIVDVARMLEDLGIAALTVHARTREQKYKGEARWKWLRKIKEEGVRNIPLVGNGDGLDPERIDKMFDETGVDAVMIGRGAIGNPWIFRDAKVYMETGEVPPPPSWEERVQVVAEHLSMKCEWLGERTGVLEMRRNYSGYFKGFRNASKLRHQLMQPKTKEGVLEVMLNFKPDAPDIQIPSARLPDRPTKTKKATLPSGDGAPASKKVDPAAAGLPTSS; this comes from the coding sequence ATGCGTATCGGCCACCTCGAATTCGGCGACCGACCTCTTTTCCTGGCTCCCATGGAGGATGTCAGTGATCCGCCGTTCCGCATTCTCTGCAAGCGGTACGGGGCGGACATGCTGTACACGGAGTTCGTGTCGTCGGCGGGCCTTCTGCATGACGTCGAGGGATCGCATCAGAAGCTCGAGATTTTTGACGAGGAGCGGCCCATCGGCGTTCAGGTTTGGGGAGGCGAAATCGACGAGGTGCGGCGAGCCACTCCGTTGGTCGACGCCGTGGATCCGGACGTGATTGACATCAATTTTGGCTGTCCGGTCCGAAAAATCGTATCCAAGGACGGCGGCGCGGGTGTTCTCCGTTGCCTGCCAAAGATGGAGAAAATCACAGCGGCGGTCATCGAGGAGGCCAATCGGCCCGTAACGGTTAAGACGCGGCTCGGTTGGGACGAGGACTCGATTCAGATCGTAGACGTTGCTCGCATGCTGGAGGATCTGGGCATAGCCGCGCTAACGGTCCATGCGCGGACCCGGGAGCAGAAGTACAAGGGCGAAGCGCGTTGGAAGTGGCTGCGCAAGATCAAAGAGGAGGGCGTGCGCAACATCCCACTGGTCGGAAATGGCGACGGCCTCGATCCGGAGCGTATCGACAAGATGTTTGACGAGACCGGCGTTGATGCGGTCATGATCGGTCGGGGCGCCATTGGCAACCCCTGGATTTTTCGCGACGCGAAGGTCTACATGGAAACGGGAGAGGTTCCGCCTCCGCCGTCGTGGGAGGAGCGCGTACAGGTCGTCGCGGAGCACCTGTCCATGAAGTGCGAATGGCTGGGCGAGCGTACAGGCGTGCTCGAGATGCGGAGAAACTACAGCGGCTACTTTAAGGGCTTCCGCAACGCGTCGAAGCTCCGCCACCAGCTCATGCAGCCGAAGACGAAGGAGGGCGTCCTGGAGGTCATGCTCAATTTCAAGCCGGACGCCCCGGACATTCAGATTCCTTCTGCGCGCCTGCCGGACCGTCCGACGAAAACCAAGAAGGCCACGCTTCCTTCCGGGGACGGCGCGCCTGCGTCGAAGAAGGTCGACCCGGCAGCAGCCGGACTGCCAACGTCGAGCTGA
- a CDS encoding M56 family metallopeptidase, giving the protein MESIISDSPVMLDAFSLWSVWSKAASPLGDLLILAVWQGAVVAATAVLLLALLRHVRPIWRYSVAVSALVLMLLLPVVSSGLQTAPPVPPGPSANAPPAPAPPTAVPPAPSPPDNPAPFEVGADQASPTPGESIAPWDVMQSAGAVVGAFVPPEMLAQWESAIDRTAPVWVALWLAGVSLLALRVTGGIWWIRRLRASARSLPYDMQSVAVQAAQRAGFDEAIAVRRSKRIEVPLVCGWYRPMIVLPESLMATCDREELEALLVHELSHVHRHDVMVGWLQAAAETLLFFHPGVWWLSKQVRREREHVTDDRVVESGIEPLTYAQALTHVAEQALLQRPAPGVALTPAASDGALLHRIRRMVTQGQTEPVRRSSLLCAAATLLLVPLLLVACSSQKPSTETTTEEVITSTVVIPHGEVDTMRSGTVVVDSVIVRDSDREEARRFIIRKDTSWVAQVDSIARAAARIDTAALRAQVKAFDLDMDRLRTVIRMSIEEVNTDSLIERSLRSLEGLDTLQLPRLMQLDSLSGPRIFRFQRMGDSLRALGMEQDVEVLREHAEHLRREAKRMEQRAEQMAREAEEAQRRRQEEQRELEREREQQKNDSNSRK; this is encoded by the coding sequence ATGGAATCGATAATCAGTGATAGCCCGGTGATGCTCGACGCGTTTTCACTCTGGAGCGTCTGGTCGAAAGCCGCGTCGCCTCTGGGCGACCTGCTGATTCTGGCGGTATGGCAGGGCGCCGTGGTCGCTGCTACGGCCGTCCTTCTTCTGGCGCTTCTCCGTCACGTTCGGCCGATCTGGCGCTATTCCGTGGCGGTGTCGGCGCTTGTGCTAATGCTGCTCCTGCCGGTGGTGTCGAGCGGGTTGCAGACTGCGCCTCCGGTACCGCCCGGGCCCTCCGCAAACGCACCTCCGGCGCCTGCGCCGCCGACAGCGGTCCCTCCCGCTCCGAGCCCGCCTGATAATCCCGCTCCGTTTGAGGTCGGGGCCGATCAGGCTTCGCCTACGCCCGGTGAGTCGATCGCCCCCTGGGACGTGATGCAGTCCGCCGGAGCTGTGGTCGGAGCATTCGTTCCGCCTGAGATGCTCGCGCAGTGGGAGAGCGCGATTGATCGCACGGCACCCGTGTGGGTGGCGCTCTGGCTGGCCGGAGTGAGTCTTCTGGCGCTCCGCGTGACCGGAGGCATCTGGTGGATTCGGCGTCTCCGGGCGTCGGCACGCTCTTTACCTTACGACATGCAGTCCGTTGCCGTGCAGGCTGCGCAGCGAGCCGGCTTCGACGAAGCCATCGCCGTGCGCCGGTCCAAGCGCATTGAGGTTCCGCTCGTGTGCGGATGGTATCGTCCGATGATCGTACTGCCGGAGTCCCTCATGGCTACCTGCGATCGTGAGGAGCTCGAAGCTCTTCTCGTGCACGAGTTGTCGCATGTTCACCGGCACGACGTGATGGTCGGTTGGCTTCAGGCTGCGGCTGAGACGCTCCTGTTCTTCCATCCGGGCGTCTGGTGGTTGTCGAAGCAGGTTCGTCGTGAACGTGAGCATGTTACCGATGACCGCGTCGTCGAGTCGGGCATTGAGCCGCTGACGTATGCTCAGGCACTCACCCATGTGGCAGAGCAGGCTCTTCTCCAGCGACCGGCGCCGGGTGTGGCGCTGACACCGGCGGCCAGCGACGGGGCGCTGCTTCATCGTATTCGGCGGATGGTAACGCAAGGTCAGACGGAGCCGGTCCGTCGGTCATCTCTTCTGTGCGCTGCAGCGACACTCCTTCTGGTCCCTCTTCTTCTTGTTGCGTGCTCATCTCAGAAGCCGTCGACGGAGACAACAACGGAGGAGGTGATTACATCGACCGTCGTGATTCCACATGGAGAGGTAGATACGATGCGCTCGGGAACGGTCGTGGTCGATTCGGTGATTGTCCGCGACAGCGACAGGGAGGAGGCACGCCGGTTTATCATTCGAAAAGACACGTCCTGGGTGGCGCAGGTTGACTCGATCGCTCGTGCAGCAGCGCGCATCGATACAGCAGCCCTCCGCGCGCAGGTGAAGGCGTTCGATCTAGACATGGATCGTCTGCGCACGGTGATCCGCATGTCGATCGAAGAGGTGAATACAGATAGTCTCATCGAACGCAGTCTCCGATCTCTGGAAGGCCTCGATACGCTTCAGCTCCCGCGTCTCATGCAACTCGATAGTCTGAGTGGACCCCGGATTTTTCGCTTCCAGCGTATGGGGGACTCACTCCGAGCGCTTGGAATGGAGCAGGACGTGGAGGTTCTGCGCGAACATGCAGAACACCTGCGGCGGGAGGCAAAACGAATGGAGCAACGCGCTGAGCAGATGGCTCGAGAAGCGGAAGAGGCGCAGCGCCGACGGCAGGAGGAGCAGCGCGAGCTGGAACGCGAGCGAGAGCAACAGAAGAACGATTCAAATAGCCGGAAGTAG
- a CDS encoding BlaI/MecI/CopY family transcriptional regulator — translation MSDPNLPLPTDAELSLLRVLWREGPSTVRHVLDHVDEAGYTTVLKQLQIMHEKGLVTRDESSRAHVYAAAVEERATERRLVDDLLDRAFGGSASRLVAHAISGDRVSGEELGAIRELLDSLQSDDADDGIDNQ, via the coding sequence ATGTCTGATCCCAACCTTCCTCTTCCTACGGATGCGGAGCTCTCGCTGCTACGCGTACTCTGGCGCGAAGGGCCGTCCACGGTCCGTCATGTGCTTGACCACGTCGATGAGGCCGGCTATACGACGGTACTCAAGCAATTGCAGATCATGCATGAGAAAGGGCTGGTGACGCGAGACGAGTCCAGTCGTGCCCACGTGTATGCCGCCGCAGTCGAGGAACGCGCGACGGAGCGGCGTCTCGTTGACGACTTACTCGATCGTGCGTTCGGCGGCTCCGCTAGCCGGCTCGTCGCACACGCAATTTCGGGCGATCGGGTCTCCGGCGAAGAGCTCGGGGCCATCCGCGAACTTCTGGACTCTCTACAATCTGATGATGCTGACGATGGAATCGATAATCAGTGA
- a CDS encoding PLD nuclease N-terminal domain-containing protein gives MTESTSTPSTTRFTFLDRFAQQKAALWSMAVLAMVTLSGCGTNLIDRIQQPRWGICGTLVIILDIVALVDLIGDRGRSAANKVIWALVIIFMPVLGVILYFFLGR, from the coding sequence ATGACCGAATCTACTTCCACTCCGTCAACGACGCGTTTCACCTTCCTTGATCGCTTCGCGCAACAGAAAGCCGCGCTGTGGTCAATGGCCGTGCTCGCTATGGTGACCCTCTCCGGTTGCGGGACGAACCTGATCGACCGGATCCAGCAACCGCGCTGGGGGATTTGCGGAACGCTCGTCATTATTCTGGACATCGTCGCGCTGGTGGACCTCATCGGCGACCGCGGCCGAAGCGCGGCCAACAAAGTCATATGGGCCCTCGTCATCATCTTTATGCCCGTCCTGGGCGTCATCCTCTACTTCTTCCTCGGCCGATAA
- a CDS encoding ATP-dependent helicase, with the protein MRQIPIQREEPTSIDPDPEAEKRILDGLNERQREAVKATDGPVMIIAGPGSGKTRTLTHRIAYLLATGKAKPHEIIALTFTNKAAREMQERVQKLVGDQTKGMWVGTFHSSFARVLRIDGEKIGYSRDFSIYDTDDSKRIIKQQMNRLNVSTDDVSPRGIQNLISDAKNRMVSPEKYASVARGRAQDAAAKIYPAYEKALRKANAMDFDDLLLRPLELFDEHPDVLEKYQTRWKYVHIDEYQDTNHAQYMLARNLADAHDNLCVVGDDAQSIYAFRGADITNILSFEKDFPDATTVRLEQNYRSTGRILALADSIIKENDDQLDKELWTENDDGEYIALMESLSEKDEAKKIERRIRDLHVREGLSHGDFAVLYRTNAQSRPIEEALRKENVPYQVIGGTPFYQRKEIKDALAYLRLIVNPNDTANIQRVINYPTRGIGRKTQERLQNFANKHGFTLWQAIERVEDIDTLSTRAKNAVESFRFLIAKYASKAESMPADELAQEIIREAGLLSELRKDHTRENLMRWENVQDLVSGIADFVASSDDPSLSVFLQEIALMTSQDEEDDADQVTLMTLHASKGLEYPVVFVAGLEEGLFPLEMAAKEKQDLEEERRLFYVGATRAEEYLFLSWARSRYRYGDRETKTRSRFLDEINSDVVRTAGGGELDQKKNRFKSSSDGGSDSSNYDGVDPHYYRRNLRDGSGSGASNGKERKLKRIEQSSGGGRRVVYDEGQGEIVPGVRVEHSKFGEGKVQDVEGRGEKATAVVYFGSDIGNKKLKLKYARLRIIG; encoded by the coding sequence ATGCGTCAGATCCCCATTCAGAGAGAAGAGCCGACGTCCATCGACCCGGATCCGGAAGCCGAGAAGCGGATTCTGGATGGGCTCAACGAGCGGCAGCGTGAGGCCGTGAAGGCCACCGACGGCCCGGTGATGATCATCGCGGGGCCGGGAAGCGGAAAAACGCGTACCCTGACGCACCGGATCGCATATCTTCTGGCAACGGGCAAAGCGAAGCCCCACGAGATTATCGCGCTGACCTTCACCAATAAGGCGGCGCGTGAAATGCAGGAGCGCGTGCAGAAGCTCGTCGGCGATCAAACGAAAGGCATGTGGGTCGGCACCTTTCACTCGTCGTTTGCCCGCGTCCTCCGCATTGATGGCGAAAAGATCGGATACTCGCGCGACTTTTCAATCTACGACACCGATGACTCGAAGCGGATCATCAAGCAGCAGATGAACCGCCTCAACGTGAGCACGGACGATGTGTCGCCGCGGGGCATTCAGAACCTGATTTCGGACGCGAAGAACCGAATGGTCTCGCCCGAGAAGTACGCTAGTGTCGCTCGGGGTCGGGCTCAGGACGCGGCGGCGAAGATTTACCCGGCGTACGAGAAGGCGCTGCGGAAAGCGAACGCGATGGACTTCGACGACCTGCTCCTGCGTCCGCTTGAACTGTTCGACGAGCATCCCGATGTCCTAGAAAAGTACCAGACGCGCTGGAAGTACGTCCATATCGACGAGTATCAGGACACGAACCACGCGCAGTACATGCTCGCGCGGAATCTCGCGGACGCTCACGACAACCTCTGCGTGGTCGGGGACGATGCACAGAGCATCTACGCGTTCCGCGGGGCCGATATCACGAACATCCTGTCGTTCGAGAAAGACTTTCCGGACGCGACGACCGTTCGTCTCGAGCAAAACTACCGTTCGACCGGGCGTATTCTGGCGCTGGCGGACTCGATCATTAAGGAGAACGATGATCAACTCGATAAGGAGCTCTGGACGGAGAACGACGACGGCGAGTACATCGCCCTCATGGAGTCGCTATCCGAGAAGGACGAGGCGAAGAAGATCGAACGCCGCATCCGTGACCTCCACGTCCGCGAGGGGCTGTCGCACGGGGACTTCGCCGTTCTCTACCGCACCAACGCACAGAGTCGACCGATCGAGGAGGCACTCCGAAAGGAGAACGTGCCGTACCAGGTAATCGGGGGAACGCCGTTCTACCAGCGGAAGGAGATCAAGGATGCGCTGGCGTACCTTCGCCTCATCGTGAACCCGAACGACACCGCCAACATCCAGCGGGTGATCAACTACCCCACGCGGGGTATCGGGCGGAAGACGCAGGAGCGGCTGCAGAATTTTGCCAATAAGCACGGGTTCACCCTGTGGCAGGCGATCGAGCGTGTCGAAGACATCGATACGTTGTCCACCCGTGCGAAGAATGCGGTCGAGTCGTTCCGCTTCCTGATCGCCAAGTATGCGTCGAAGGCGGAGAGTATGCCGGCGGATGAACTGGCACAGGAGATTATTCGTGAGGCCGGCCTGCTCAGCGAGCTCCGGAAGGATCACACGCGCGAGAATCTGATGCGCTGGGAGAACGTGCAAGATCTCGTCAGTGGAATCGCTGACTTTGTGGCCTCAAGCGACGATCCATCGCTCAGCGTCTTCCTGCAGGAAATTGCGCTGATGACGAGTCAGGACGAGGAGGACGACGCCGATCAGGTGACGCTGATGACGCTCCACGCGTCGAAAGGTCTGGAGTATCCGGTCGTTTTTGTGGCCGGGCTGGAGGAGGGACTTTTTCCGCTGGAGATGGCGGCGAAGGAAAAGCAGGACCTGGAGGAAGAGCGCCGCCTGTTCTACGTCGGCGCGACGCGGGCGGAGGAGTACCTTTTCCTGAGCTGGGCACGCAGCCGATACCGCTACGGCGACCGCGAGACCAAGACGCGGAGCCGATTCCTCGACGAGATCAATTCGGATGTCGTGCGTACCGCCGGCGGTGGCGAACTCGATCAGAAAAAGAACCGCTTCAAATCAAGCAGTGACGGCGGGTCCGATTCGTCGAATTATGATGGTGTCGATCCGCATTATTACCGACGCAACCTTCGGGATGGATCCGGCTCCGGCGCGTCAAATGGGAAGGAGCGGAAGCTGAAGCGCATCGAGCAGTCGTCCGGTGGCGGGCGTCGCGTGGTGTACGACGAGGGGCAGGGAGAAATCGTCCCGGGGGTCCGCGTCGAGCACTCGAAGTTTGGCGAGGGCAAAGTTCAGGATGTCGAAGGAAGAGGCGAAAAGGCGACGGCCGTGGTGTACTTCGGGTCGGACATCGGCAATAAAAAGCTGAAGTTGAAGTACGCCCGGTTGCGCATCATCGGGTAG